The following proteins are co-located in the candidate division KSB1 bacterium genome:
- a CDS encoding LacI family transcriptional regulator, which translates to MHHTTLKDIAAKLGVSTSTVSRALQGHSDIHPETRELVLKTAREMNYQPNAFAQNLKKKRSNTIGVIVPQVKHFFFAEIMAGITDVAYRAGYNVFISQSNEDYQREVINLQAMVAQRVAGLLTSLSISTTTCSHLEALVQRGVPLVCFDRVCEGFKGVSVIVDDYDGAFQATQHLISRGYRRIAHLAGPQNLSIGHQRLAGYRDALAKSGRPYDPSLVVFGGLNEEDGDTGFKQLLKQSPQFPDAIFCVTDPVALGAFQNIKQMGLHIPKDIALVGFSDNPIGALIDPPLTTVRQPAYEIGETAAKTLLDLIEHPESIEKNQTIILKTTLIVRQSS; encoded by the coding sequence GTGCACCACACCACACTCAAAGACATTGCCGCAAAGCTCGGGGTATCCACGTCCACTGTTTCGCGCGCTCTCCAGGGACATTCCGACATTCATCCGGAAACGCGGGAACTTGTTCTCAAAACTGCGCGGGAGATGAACTATCAGCCCAATGCCTTTGCCCAAAATCTCAAGAAAAAACGTTCCAATACCATCGGCGTCATCGTTCCCCAGGTCAAACATTTCTTTTTCGCAGAAATCATGGCCGGCATTACCGATGTGGCTTACCGTGCCGGATACAACGTATTTATCAGTCAATCGAATGAGGATTACCAGCGCGAAGTCATCAACCTACAGGCCATGGTTGCGCAGCGGGTTGCCGGTTTGTTGACCTCGCTGTCGATCAGCACCACCACGTGCAGCCACCTCGAAGCTCTCGTGCAAAGGGGTGTGCCGCTGGTCTGTTTTGACCGCGTCTGTGAAGGTTTTAAAGGCGTCAGCGTCATCGTCGATGATTACGACGGAGCGTTTCAGGCCACGCAACATTTGATCAGCCGCGGCTATCGGAGAATCGCCCATTTGGCCGGTCCGCAGAACCTTTCCATCGGACACCAGCGTCTCGCCGGCTACCGGGACGCTCTTGCGAAAAGCGGCCGACCGTACGATCCCTCTCTGGTTGTCTTTGGCGGCTTGAATGAAGAAGATGGAGACACCGGCTTTAAGCAGTTGCTGAAACAGTCTCCGCAGTTTCCGGATGCGATCTTTTGCGTAACAGATCCCGTTGCGCTGGGAGCATTTCAAAACATCAAGCAGATGGGGCTGCATATTCCGAAGGACATTGCTTTGGTGGGATTCAGCGACAACCCGATCGGCGCCCTCATCGATCCGCCGCTGACGACGGTTCGCCAGCCTGCGTACGAAATCGGCGAAACTGCCGCTAAAACGCTGCTCGATTTGATTGAACATCCGGAATCGATTGAAAAGAATCAAACCATCATTCTCAAAACGACTCTGATCGTCCGCCAATCCAGCTGA
- a CDS encoding pyridoxal phosphate-dependent aminotransferase family protein: protein MKDIFEKCTKGTSARAKQAIEEGWYPYFKAIQSGADTTVVIDGEKKIMIGSNNYLGLTQDKRVLQAAKDAIDRFGSGCTGSRFLNGTLTLHEELEEMLAAFMHKEAALVFSTGFQTNQGVISTLVGRKDLALGDAENHASIVEGTRLAFGKSLKYRHNDMEDLERMLSRNLPNDGGVLIITDGVFSMGGDIVKLPELVRIAKKYGARIMVDDAHSIGVLGKTGAGTAEHFDLIDEVDLTMGTFSKSFASLGGFIAGDKDVIHHIKHNARALIFSASPPPSAVATVIACLKILQEEPERIERLHQITKKMLKAYKELGFNTGNSETPIIPIIIGDDEKTFLFWRTLYENGVLCNPVISPAVPPGMALLRTSYMATHKDEELDQVIEIFAKVGKQLGVI from the coding sequence GTGAAAGACATTTTTGAAAAATGCACCAAAGGCACAAGTGCAAGAGCCAAACAGGCAATTGAGGAAGGTTGGTATCCCTATTTCAAAGCCATTCAATCCGGCGCCGACACCACCGTCGTGATCGACGGCGAGAAAAAGATCATGATCGGCTCTAACAACTATCTGGGGCTGACCCAAGATAAACGGGTACTGCAGGCGGCCAAGGATGCGATCGATCGGTTCGGCTCCGGCTGCACCGGATCGCGTTTTCTCAACGGCACACTCACTCTGCACGAAGAGCTCGAGGAGATGCTTGCCGCTTTTATGCACAAAGAAGCCGCCTTGGTTTTTTCGACCGGCTTTCAAACCAACCAGGGTGTGATCAGTACACTTGTAGGGCGAAAGGATTTGGCCCTGGGCGACGCCGAAAACCATGCCAGCATTGTCGAAGGCACTCGCCTGGCGTTCGGCAAGTCGCTGAAATACCGTCATAACGACATGGAAGACCTCGAGCGCATGCTGTCCCGCAACCTGCCGAACGACGGCGGAGTGCTGATCATCACCGACGGCGTTTTCAGCATGGGCGGCGACATCGTCAAGCTGCCGGAATTGGTGCGCATCGCCAAAAAATACGGCGCCCGCATTATGGTGGACGATGCTCACTCGATCGGCGTGTTGGGCAAAACCGGCGCCGGAACCGCCGAGCATTTTGACCTGATCGATGAGGTCGACCTTACCATGGGTACTTTCAGCAAATCGTTTGCCTCGCTCGGAGGATTTATTGCGGGCGATAAAGATGTCATTCACCACATCAAGCACAACGCTCGGGCGCTGATCTTTTCCGCCAGCCCGCCGCCTTCCGCCGTCGCTACCGTCATCGCCTGCTTAAAGATTCTGCAGGAAGAACCGGAACGCATCGAACGGCTGCATCAGATCACGAAAAAGATGCTGAAAGCTTATAAGGAGTTGGGTTTCAATACCGGCAACAGCGAAACGCCGATCATTCCCATTATCATCGGAGACGACGAAAAAACCTTCCTCTTTTGGCGGACGCTTTACGAGAACGGCGTGCTCTGCAATCCGGTCATCAGCCCTGCCGTTCCGCCGGGTATGGCGCTGCTGCGCACCAGCTATATGGCTACCCACAAGGACGAAGAGCTGGATCAGGTCATTGAAATATTCGCCAAAGTGGGCAAACAACTGGGCGTCATTTGA
- a CDS encoding NAD-dependent epimerase/dehydratase family protein, protein MRVVITGSNGFIGSALAADCLQRGFQVKCLVRRTSDLSRLQGLNVELCYGELRRPDSLQGLFKDVDIVFHLAGVTRGRNEQDYLAGNYHSTVNLLEACLAEGPERLKVVFVSSQAAVGPSTADRPLTEEDEPRPISLYGRSKLLAEKAVLEYSRKRPAVIVRPPSVYGPGDKDFLILFQNIQRGILPMVGDGRQRISIIYIDDLVRGIQAAAEKPQANGEIFFLSGDEDVSYAELAQTIAQALDARPLTLHLPMPAVEAVIRLNVLVCRLTGKATILNMDKLREMKQPGWLCSNRKAKDVLGFQPQVNLAEGMRRTAAWYREMGLLR, encoded by the coding sequence ATGCGCGTAGTGATTACCGGCAGCAACGGATTCATCGGTTCGGCTCTGGCGGCCGATTGTCTGCAACGCGGCTTTCAAGTCAAATGTCTCGTTCGCCGTACCAGCGACTTGTCACGGCTGCAGGGTCTGAATGTCGAATTGTGTTACGGCGAGCTGCGTCGGCCCGACTCATTGCAGGGCCTCTTTAAAGATGTCGATATCGTTTTTCATCTGGCCGGGGTAACGCGCGGCCGAAATGAACAGGATTACTTGGCCGGCAACTATCATTCGACGGTCAATCTTTTGGAAGCCTGCCTTGCGGAAGGACCGGAGCGGCTGAAGGTCGTTTTTGTGTCGAGCCAGGCGGCAGTGGGGCCTTCAACAGCTGATCGGCCGCTGACCGAGGAGGATGAGCCGCGTCCGATCTCTTTGTACGGACGCAGCAAGCTGCTGGCGGAAAAGGCGGTGCTCGAGTACAGCCGAAAGCGACCGGCCGTTATTGTACGGCCGCCGAGTGTCTATGGGCCGGGGGACAAGGATTTCCTCATTCTCTTTCAAAATATTCAACGCGGCATTCTGCCCATGGTGGGCGACGGCAGGCAAAGAATCAGCATCATCTATATTGATGACCTTGTTCGCGGCATCCAGGCCGCAGCGGAAAAACCGCAGGCGAACGGCGAAATCTTTTTCCTCAGCGGCGATGAGGATGTCTCGTATGCCGAGTTGGCCCAGACTATTGCCCAGGCTCTCGATGCTCGGCCGCTGACTCTTCATCTGCCGATGCCTGCCGTCGAAGCGGTCATTCGCCTTAACGTACTCGTGTGCCGGCTTACGGGTAAAGCCACGATTCTCAACATGGACAAGCTGCGCGAGATGAAGCAACCCGGTTGGTTGTGCAGCAATCGCAAGGCAAAGGACGTTTTGGGCTTTCAGCCGCAGGTCAATTTGGCCGAGGGGATGCGCCGCACGGCGGCGTGGTATCGGGAAATGGGACTTTTACGTTAG
- a CDS encoding HAMP domain-containing histidine kinase, translating to MIGRLKQIIYLQSGTLRSAFFLAIVSCLLAIVLYTQKLVKDLRAESRQIVEFYAQTIQRIATADVDAKALGWAFENITRRITFPFVLTQADGEPASWINLNVPENDRSPEAIREVKKIISRMEKENPPVPIVYDGQIINYLYYGDSKNISRLAQLPAIAVSTIGLLILLACVGFKIMKRSEQRFIWVGMSKETAHQLGTPISSLMGWVEILRSSNLPPKNLQEIVNDIEIDVKRLEKVASRFSQIGSQTELKVQELQPIFRDIIAYFRRRLPQTAKEVRLIERLHDLPPAPVNRDLFEWALENLIKNAIDAVRQKQGIIILETGLINNKRLYIDVRDNGIGISAKHKYDIFKPGFSTKKRGWGLGLSLAKRIIEEYHHGKLYVLESRPNEGTTMRIELPLAVGRVS from the coding sequence ATGATCGGCCGCCTTAAACAAATTATCTACCTGCAGTCAGGAACCCTGCGCAGCGCCTTCTTTTTGGCCATCGTCAGCTGTCTGCTGGCCATTGTACTGTATACGCAAAAGCTGGTCAAAGACCTGCGCGCCGAGTCGAGACAAATTGTCGAGTTCTACGCTCAGACTATCCAACGCATCGCCACGGCCGATGTAGATGCTAAAGCATTGGGTTGGGCGTTCGAAAACATTACCCGCCGCATTACCTTTCCCTTCGTGCTGACGCAGGCGGACGGCGAGCCGGCCTCGTGGATCAATCTCAATGTGCCGGAAAACGACCGCTCACCGGAGGCAATTCGCGAAGTCAAAAAAATCATCAGCCGCATGGAGAAGGAAAATCCGCCGGTGCCGATTGTGTACGACGGGCAGATCATCAACTATCTTTATTACGGCGACTCGAAGAACATCAGCCGACTGGCGCAGCTGCCCGCCATAGCCGTGAGCACTATCGGCCTGCTGATTCTTTTGGCGTGTGTCGGCTTTAAGATCATGAAGAGGAGCGAGCAGCGCTTTATTTGGGTGGGGATGTCCAAGGAGACGGCGCATCAGCTGGGTACGCCCATCTCATCGCTGATGGGTTGGGTGGAAATTTTGCGCTCATCGAATTTGCCGCCGAAAAATCTGCAGGAGATCGTCAACGACATCGAAATCGACGTCAAGCGGCTGGAAAAAGTTGCTTCGCGCTTTTCTCAAATCGGCTCCCAGACCGAGTTGAAAGTACAGGAACTGCAGCCTATCTTTCGCGACATCATTGCCTATTTTCGTCGGCGGCTGCCCCAGACCGCCAAAGAAGTCAGGCTGATAGAACGGTTGCATGACCTGCCGCCCGCGCCGGTCAACCGCGATCTGTTCGAATGGGCGCTGGAGAATCTCATCAAGAATGCTATCGATGCGGTACGGCAAAAGCAGGGCATCATCATTCTCGAAACCGGCCTGATCAACAACAAGCGGCTGTACATCGATGTGCGCGATAACGGCATCGGCATCTCGGCCAAGCACAAATACGACATCTTTAAGCCCGGCTTCAGCACAAAAAAGCGCGGCTGGGGTTTAGGCCTCAGCCTTGCCAAGCGCATCATCGAAGAATACCATCATGGAAAACTTTACGTGCTGGAAAGCAGGCCGAATGAAGGGACAACGATGAGAATCGAACTGCCACTGGCCGTCGGCCGTGTTTCCTAA
- a CDS encoding YfhO family protein has protein sequence MAARPPSEAKPLPKPAFLHKHPIWATLLLSLLFAVVVYWPWAMVQRDSLRPFLPAATALHIGRLPLWNPLVNSGCPVFCDPAWVSRLNLFDSLLYELILPLDNLLPQPGAIYLLLNLLILSLFTFLLMRRLGVEPIASVFAAVALAIHPQWVVDLCNRQMQHVLSLSLLPAVLYLAHRLIVEHRLIWLILASLFLTFQFLRSSAVVSMITLLLLAVFIIVSSWTKYRRPLEAVLKSSYFILLPALGLLGAAYILWPLLDSSRFLRLTQTLPTLRWSDLPLFLYQSFNGPWVGHEQTTLLYAGALQIFIIGCLFLLRKKLLIALLAVLLGVLFAGGFFFDALLTTHGWPVLFTLMTAFSLTALNKLPRTLKKKYGRRLEIYMLVVLGAAASFLLILFFNRQFFDDHILRQIPLLTIQQRHRYYLSALADAAAVFMLVGFGFLLIELYLRNKLLYTKLAIGLFLLIAVDVIRVNRHIYREMTQETVPKVTLLSLLQSNEPFRVFSTLGRLPHPLESVTGQAASLLKTYNELLEQTGLHLADTPWLHNPIFSKYTRLISRSGRVIEQPIPVQSIDPARLNFDRAILDMLNVRYLVCRSLIHDPYFRLLHEGDFYIYENLHVLPRAFFVDSIVVAPAGAASFDLMRSVDFDPQRTVILEKQPAIRPVNSSENLLVSLKSTAGRVEAEVEIKSPALLVFSEIYMPDGWSAKIDGKMTTIYRANSFLRAVVLPPGSRRIVMEYRPDSFRQGLLLSGFAGAAYLAGLGRVLYVAVNRRRRKRR, from the coding sequence ATGGCTGCGCGACCACCCTCTGAAGCCAAGCCGTTGCCAAAGCCGGCCTTTCTGCACAAGCATCCGATATGGGCGACATTGCTGCTCTCCTTGCTGTTTGCGGTGGTAGTCTATTGGCCTTGGGCGATGGTGCAAAGGGATTCTCTGCGGCCTTTTCTCCCTGCTGCAACCGCACTCCACATCGGCAGATTGCCGCTGTGGAACCCTTTGGTGAACAGCGGTTGTCCGGTCTTTTGCGATCCTGCATGGGTAAGCCGTCTCAACCTGTTCGATTCGCTCCTCTATGAGTTGATTCTGCCTCTCGACAACCTGCTGCCGCAGCCTGGGGCAATTTATCTTTTGCTCAATCTGTTGATTCTATCCCTTTTTACCTTTCTCCTTATGCGCCGCTTGGGCGTCGAGCCGATTGCTTCCGTCTTTGCCGCCGTAGCCTTGGCGATTCATCCGCAATGGGTCGTGGACCTTTGCAATCGTCAGATGCAGCATGTGCTCTCGCTTTCGCTTTTGCCGGCTGTTCTATATTTAGCCCATCGCCTGATCGTGGAACATCGCCTCATCTGGCTGATTCTCGCCTCCTTATTCCTCACCTTTCAATTTTTACGATCGAGCGCCGTCGTGTCTATGATTACACTGCTTCTGCTCGCCGTCTTTATCATCGTCAGCAGTTGGACCAAATACCGTCGCCCGCTCGAGGCAGTGCTGAAAAGCAGCTATTTTATTCTACTACCGGCGCTCGGACTTTTGGGCGCCGCCTACATTCTCTGGCCGCTGCTCGACAGCTCGCGCTTTCTTCGCCTTACCCAAACGCTTCCCACCCTCCGGTGGAGCGATCTGCCGCTGTTTCTCTATCAATCCTTTAATGGCCCGTGGGTAGGGCATGAGCAGACGACCCTGCTTTATGCGGGCGCTCTGCAGATTTTCATCATCGGCTGTCTGTTCCTGCTGCGCAAAAAGCTGTTGATCGCTCTTTTGGCCGTACTGCTCGGCGTTTTATTTGCAGGCGGATTTTTTTTCGACGCATTGTTGACGACGCACGGCTGGCCGGTGCTCTTTACGCTCATGACGGCTTTTTCTCTAACCGCCCTCAACAAGTTGCCGCGCACCCTAAAGAAAAAATACGGCCGCCGTTTGGAAATTTACATGCTTGTCGTATTAGGCGCCGCCGCCTCATTTCTTCTCATTCTCTTTTTCAACCGCCAATTCTTCGACGATCATATCCTTCGGCAAATCCCGCTGCTGACCATTCAACAGCGACATCGGTATTATCTTTCGGCACTTGCCGATGCAGCGGCGGTCTTTATGCTTGTCGGCTTCGGCTTTCTGCTCATCGAGTTGTACCTTCGTAATAAACTGCTCTATACCAAGCTTGCAATCGGTCTTTTTCTTCTCATTGCCGTCGACGTAATTCGCGTCAATCGCCATATTTATCGAGAAATGACGCAAGAGACCGTTCCCAAGGTAACTCTCCTTTCGCTGCTGCAAAGTAACGAGCCCTTTCGCGTCTTCAGCACGCTGGGAAGGCTGCCTCATCCATTGGAATCGGTTACCGGCCAGGCCGCCTCATTGCTGAAAACTTATAACGAACTGCTCGAACAAACCGGCCTGCATCTGGCGGATACACCCTGGCTGCATAATCCAATTTTTTCCAAATATACCCGCCTGATCTCGCGCAGCGGACGGGTCATCGAACAGCCCATTCCGGTTCAGTCGATTGATCCGGCGCGCCTGAATTTCGACCGCGCCATCCTGGACATGCTGAATGTGCGCTATCTGGTATGCCGCTCGCTCATCCACGATCCCTATTTCCGTCTGCTGCACGAAGGAGACTTTTACATCTATGAGAACCTGCACGTCCTCCCGCGCGCCTTTTTTGTCGATTCTATCGTCGTTGCGCCGGCCGGCGCCGCATCTTTCGATCTCATGCGCAGCGTCGATTTCGATCCGCAGAGAACGGTAATTCTCGAAAAGCAGCCTGCGATTCGGCCTGTCAACTCGTCGGAAAATCTGCTGGTGTCGTTAAAAAGCACCGCCGGCCGCGTCGAGGCTGAGGTGGAAATCAAATCGCCGGCGCTGCTGGTCTTTAGTGAAATCTATATGCCGGATGGGTGGTCGGCCAAAATCGACGGCAAAATGACGACGATTTATCGCGCCAATTCCTTTCTGCGCGCCGTCGTGCTGCCGCCCGGCTCTCGTCGCATTGTAATGGAATACCGGCCGGACTCCTTCCGTCAAGGACTGTTGCTCAGCGGTTTTGCCGGCGCAGCCTATTTAGCGGGACTGGGTCGTGTGCTGTATGTTGCGGTAAACCGCCGCAGAAGGAAACGACGATGA
- a CDS encoding acyltransferase codes for MFEKAIYFLLRVFFGRNFSDPKLPWPKLIRFAFHQKILRRNAHVPWPIHPTTVVKSPQKVQRNGTYPGLAPFCYLDARNGIIIGENTFIGPNVSIISMNHDIYDYGRYIKEGPVVIGRNCWICAGAIITPGVHLGDHTVVAAGAVVTKSFEGNVMIGGVPAQVIRRLDDYGSRPASENAVRLGKEDM; via the coding sequence ATGTTTGAAAAAGCGATCTATTTTCTTTTGCGCGTATTTTTCGGTCGGAATTTCAGCGACCCGAAGCTGCCGTGGCCGAAACTGATCCGTTTTGCCTTTCATCAAAAAATCCTCCGCCGCAATGCGCACGTTCCCTGGCCCATCCATCCGACCACCGTGGTCAAGTCGCCGCAAAAAGTGCAGCGCAACGGCACCTATCCGGGCTTGGCACCCTTTTGCTATCTCGATGCCCGCAACGGCATCATCATCGGCGAGAACACGTTTATCGGTCCGAATGTCAGCATCATCAGCATGAACCACGATATTTACGATTATGGTCGTTACATCAAGGAAGGACCGGTGGTCATCGGCAGGAATTGCTGGATTTGTGCCGGGGCGATCATCACGCCGGGAGTACACTTGGGCGATCATACGGTCGTTGCGGCCGGAGCCGTCGTGACCAAGAGCTTTGAAGGCAACGTCATGATCGGCGGCGTGCCGGCTCAGGTCATTCGCCGGCTCGACGATTACGGCAGCCGACCTGCTTCGGAAAACGCAGTGCGCTTGGGAAAAGAGGACATGTAA
- a CDS encoding oligosaccharide flippase family protein yields the protein PEDEGEAESVIAAAVAATLAFVAVLTLVLSIWGRPFLKMLKAEPLVPYKYALSLGVLLFAWVQLLQSILVRKKLFGVLALNKIIQIGSSMIFAIALGLLYRSFRTLLITQLLGYALAGAALYRLSRLTLFLNFTDLKRTFIAYKKFPTVNTATFFLNTFSLQLPVFMLSRYFGAEQVALYSMANQMMNVPLFMIGSSVHQVYYQKAAEAYHRSADELAAVYKSTVKKLAIIGLAPVVVILAFGPLIASLYFGKSYIETGIYMRIITFWMYFQFINSPISGTFIILDRQEIGFILVAVSIVIRFAVMAVFHQSPRAMIAALSAAAGLFYLFYNLSIYYYIRRARAGKHV from the coding sequence TTCCTGAGGACGAGGGGGAAGCGGAATCGGTCATTGCGGCGGCAGTCGCCGCCACGCTCGCGTTTGTCGCCGTCCTCACGCTGGTGCTTTCAATTTGGGGACGGCCGTTCTTGAAAATGCTGAAAGCCGAGCCTCTGGTTCCGTACAAATACGCTTTATCTCTGGGCGTTCTCCTGTTTGCCTGGGTGCAGCTGCTGCAAAGTATTCTGGTGAGAAAAAAACTTTTCGGCGTGTTGGCATTGAACAAAATCATCCAGATCGGCTCCTCGATGATTTTTGCGATTGCGCTCGGCCTTCTCTATCGCAGTTTTCGCACGCTGCTCATCACCCAGCTGCTGGGTTACGCTCTGGCGGGGGCCGCACTCTACCGCCTCAGCCGCCTGACGCTGTTTTTAAATTTCACCGACCTGAAAAGGACATTTATAGCCTACAAAAAATTTCCCACGGTTAATACGGCGACGTTTTTTCTCAACACCTTTTCCCTGCAGCTGCCGGTCTTTATGCTGAGCCGCTACTTCGGCGCCGAGCAGGTTGCGCTCTATTCCATGGCCAATCAGATGATGAACGTGCCGCTGTTCATGATCGGCAGCTCCGTGCATCAGGTCTATTACCAAAAAGCTGCCGAGGCCTACCACCGCAGCGCCGACGAGCTGGCGGCCGTCTATAAAAGCACGGTCAAAAAGCTGGCGATCATCGGTTTGGCGCCGGTCGTCGTCATTTTGGCGTTCGGCCCGCTCATCGCTTCGCTCTATTTCGGCAAAAGTTACATAGAAACCGGCATTTATATGCGCATCATTACTTTTTGGATGTACTTTCAGTTCATCAATTCGCCCATCAGCGGCACGTTCATTATCCTGGACCGCCAGGAAATCGGTTTTATCCTCGTGGCCGTCTCCATCGTCATCCGTTTTGCGGTGATGGCCGTTTTTCATCAGTCCCCGCGGGCAATGATCGCCGCGCTCTCGGCGGCAGCGGGACTTTTTTATCTCTTTTATAATTTGTCGATCTATTATTATATTCGCCGAGCAAGGGCTGGTAAGCATGTTTGA
- a CDS encoding D-glucuronyl C5-epimerase family protein translates to MASRLKKIAFMSRKLFRDLTRDAEIYRLSEDLHSLQLGEYYFLMDEKELLAGHSQDFHFDEDGIPIIPSYIDVAEPRMIYYPISIGQWGLAVYHTWLKTRSVEDKHRFMAIVDWFYDNSIEDEKGVYWLTDVPKPEYRINQPWPSAFAQSRGISILLRGWQITRLHKYLDAAKEAIKIFEIPAAEGGVTTFTDVGPFYEEYPAPFPTMVLDGFFFSLCGLYDLVRVLRHPKAKELFDAGVRSAKAWLPRYDLGWWMRYNYCREPFYPDPDPATIGYLRLVVTQLRLFHKLTGDAEFQRWAEHFKSYDRPRNILRMYAVKYRALKQLNRL, encoded by the coding sequence ATGGCTTCGCGTCTGAAAAAAATCGCCTTTATGTCGCGCAAGCTGTTCAGAGATCTTACGCGCGATGCCGAGATCTACCGCCTGTCTGAGGATCTGCACAGCCTGCAGCTGGGCGAGTATTATTTCCTGATGGACGAAAAAGAGCTGTTGGCAGGGCATAGTCAGGACTTTCACTTTGACGAAGACGGCATCCCCATCATTCCCTCCTATATCGATGTGGCCGAGCCGCGCATGATCTACTACCCGATTTCCATAGGACAATGGGGACTGGCGGTTTATCATACCTGGCTCAAGACGCGTTCGGTAGAGGATAAGCACCGATTTATGGCCATCGTCGATTGGTTTTACGACAACAGCATCGAGGATGAAAAGGGGGTTTACTGGCTGACCGACGTCCCCAAACCGGAATATCGAATCAATCAACCCTGGCCGTCGGCGTTCGCCCAAAGCCGCGGCATTTCTATCCTCCTGCGCGGATGGCAGATCACGCGCCTGCACAAATATCTGGATGCAGCAAAGGAGGCGATCAAAATCTTTGAAATTCCCGCGGCCGAAGGCGGAGTGACGACCTTTACCGATGTCGGACCCTTTTATGAGGAATATCCCGCGCCGTTTCCCACCATGGTACTGGACGGTTTTTTCTTTTCGCTCTGCGGACTGTATGACCTTGTACGCGTTCTGCGTCACCCCAAGGCCAAAGAGCTCTTCGATGCAGGCGTTCGCTCCGCCAAGGCCTGGTTGCCTCGATACGATCTCGGCTGGTGGATGCGTTACAATTATTGTCGCGAGCCGTTTTATCCCGACCCTGATCCGGCGACGATCGGTTATCTTCGACTGGTCGTCACCCAGCTTCGTCTCTTTCACAAACTCACCGGCGACGCCGAGTTTCAGCGCTGGGCTGAACATTTCAAGAGCTACGACCGTCCACGCAACATTCTGCGAATGTATGCGGTAAAATATCGCGCCCTCAAGCAGCTGAATCGTCTATGA
- a CDS encoding glycosyltransferase family 4 protein: MAKRKKVLVISYYWPPAGGPGVQRVLKFCKYLPLCGWEPIVLTVADGEYPAVDESLLQDVPPGLRIIRTSSFEPYALYRRLTGKKPDEKIATFVLTEDTQGTLLQRLAAFIRGNIFIPDARIGWLPFAVKAGAQIIRAQGVDLLFSSGPPMTAHLIARVLSKQTGRPWVADFRDPWTDVFYYHTLHRTCAALQLDRRLERSVLSSASAVVTVSPTLKNLFQKKAENDYFVIPNGFDEEDFIPAPRDVVRRFVHAGHLAVNQNPVALWRAFRRIIEESREPTVVEFYGSVHSEVRRSLAEEGLLPHCRFHGYLPHRQAAAAMVSAALLFFVIPETSYAKGIPTSKLFDYLGAGRPILGIGPPDGDAAEYLRAAQAGIVLAPDDPEMTEKIIDLLSRQPGENRFLFSRRRQTVELAKLFDQLLTKA, from the coding sequence ATGGCGAAGCGCAAAAAAGTCCTGGTGATCAGCTATTACTGGCCGCCTGCGGGCGGGCCGGGCGTGCAGAGAGTGCTCAAGTTCTGTAAATACCTGCCGCTTTGCGGTTGGGAGCCGATCGTATTGACCGTGGCGGACGGCGAGTACCCTGCCGTGGATGAGAGCCTCCTGCAGGACGTTCCCCCAGGACTCCGGATCATTCGCACCTCTTCGTTCGAGCCTTATGCCCTTTATCGGCGGCTGACCGGTAAAAAACCCGATGAAAAGATTGCGACTTTTGTGCTGACCGAAGACACTCAGGGGACTTTATTGCAGCGACTGGCAGCGTTCATCCGCGGCAACATCTTTATACCGGATGCCCGTATCGGCTGGCTGCCGTTTGCGGTCAAGGCGGGGGCTCAGATAATCCGCGCCCAAGGGGTCGATCTGCTGTTCAGCAGCGGCCCGCCGATGACCGCGCATCTCATTGCGCGAGTTTTATCCAAGCAGACAGGGCGCCCCTGGGTTGCCGATTTCCGCGATCCTTGGACCGACGTTTTTTATTATCACACACTTCACCGGACCTGTGCGGCGCTGCAGCTGGATCGCCGATTGGAACGATCCGTCCTGAGCTCCGCTTCGGCCGTCGTCACCGTCAGTCCGACGCTCAAAAATCTCTTTCAGAAAAAGGCCGAGAATGACTATTTTGTCATACCGAACGGCTTTGATGAGGAAGACTTTATTCCGGCGCCAAGGGATGTCGTGCGCCGCTTCGTTCATGCCGGACATTTGGCGGTCAACCAGAATCCCGTTGCCCTATGGCGGGCTTTCAGACGCATCATCGAGGAAAGCCGAGAGCCGACGGTCGTTGAATTCTACGGCTCGGTCCATTCCGAGGTTAGGCGATCCTTGGCTGAAGAAGGGTTGCTTCCCCACTGCCGTTTTCACGGCTATCTGCCGCATCGGCAGGCCGCAGCGGCCATGGTGAGCGCAGCGCTGCTCTTTTTTGTGATTCCAGAGACGTCCTATGCCAAAGGCATCCCGACGAGCAAGCTTTTCGATTACCTCGGCGCCGGACGGCCGATTTTAGGCATCGGACCGCCCGACGGTGATGCTGCTGAATATCTGCGTGCGGCTCAAGCCGGGATCGTACTTGCGCCTGACGATCCGGAGATGACCGAAAAGATCATCGATCTTTTGAGCCGGCAACCAGGCGAAAACCGCTTTCTTTTTTCGCGGCGCCGGCAAACCGTAGAATTGGCCAAGCTGTTCGATCAACTGCTGACTAAAGCTTGA